Sequence from the Nerophis lumbriciformis linkage group LG34, RoL_Nlum_v2.1, whole genome shotgun sequence genome:
TAGGGGAAGTAAAACTGGAGGCCTTGTTATATCTGTTTACTGTAGCTAACAGGGCATGAGTGTTACTACAGTTTGTGATGATTTCAGGAAAATATTTTCCCTTGTTCTACGCAAAGTCTGGTTGAACACAATTACCTTTCTTTGTAAATCTCATTATAAACTTGGAGCTTTGACTTGCGCCATTTCCATTCAGCTCTGCAGTGCTCCCTTTTCTGTGCCCAGAGTCTTCATTCCTCCATAGGGCCTTTTTCCTACTTTTAACCATTCCAACATTGACAGGAGCAATGGTATCCAAAACATTTCAACACTTGATGTACAAGAGTTCAACAGATCATCAACATCAGAATACGGGGTGTTTTCAAACGGAATCATTTCCACAAATTGTGTGCCTATTCTGTCATTTGAGTGGTTTGGGTCAAACAGACAAGTCGAAGAAAACAAAAATGATCCACTAAAGCAACATCGATAACATTCATGTTTGAATGATGAAATCAAGAAACTCCCTCCGCTGTGGGTGGGCTTGTTCACATGCTGAGTTAGACCAAACATTTCAAGGACAGCGctatatccacacacacattaAGTCCCCTGTAATGGCCATACAGTCAAACTCAGTGCACACAATTTAAAGTAATTCTGTAAAATCATCAATAAATTAATTTGAATTTTGTGGTGGTTTGTAAATTGTGGTATAAAGTATGGAAGATTTTGTATCATCTCCATTTTGAATCACACATACTCAAATGATAAACTCCAAATGAAAATTTGTAGGTGAGTATATTGTCCCTGAATATGACAAACAACTCCACCCCTCTGCTTTTGTCGTATCTAAAACACATAGTTGAGTGAGGGGGACTAGTTTCAATGATTGATGCATTTGCTGTGTTTTTGCCAAGCCATATCTCAGTTACAACATAAAATTGAGAttgtaagaaaaaataaaattatcatttaaaaaggATTTTTTACATAAAGATCTGACATTGAGTACTACGTGTTTGAGATTTGCTAGAGTAGCACTCGACATTGTAGTTTAAAGTTATCTATTTGCTGGTGTACTGTATAGCCTGCTAGATTGTCCATATCGTATTAAAATTTAGACCCAAGTTGTGTTTATTTGCACCATACTACTATTAGACCAAACCCACTTCCAGTTTAAATTTTAGCAACATATCAGTGAAGAGAGTGACATCACATGATACATTTCCCACGAATTGGGACCTGAGAAAGGCTGCTACagttttttaaacttgtttaatgATGGCTTTCTAACAAGAAATGTAGTGCGTTCTGGTGGTGTCTTACTTGCTTTTCTCCGCCCTGAACTGTTGCGTGCAGTCGTCAAAGAGTTTCTGGTTCATCTCCATGAAGAGTTTCAGCGCGTTGTAAATTAAGCCATGAATAGTCCTGCAAGGCGCGCAGACGTTAGCGCTCGTGGCTGTAAAAGCGGTTATTGCGGGCAAAGGGCGGAGACACTCACTTGTTCCAGTGGGTCTTGGAGTTGCGGTACAGGGCAGGGAACATGATGGGCAGGATCTTGGCGGCATTGTCGCTGATCAAGCTCATGATGTACTCGTTGTTCCAGTAGTACAGCGCCCGCTCGGCCACCTGATGTACACACAAATAAGGTGATGTACACACAAATAAGgtgacgccatacttgccaaccttgagacctccgatttcgggaggtgggggttgggggtggggaggTGTGGTccagggggttgggggggggacgtatttaaaaggggaggagtatatttacagcgagaattcactaagtcaagtatttcatatatatacatatatatgtgtatatatatatatatttacatatatatatatatatatatatatatatatatatatatatatatatatatatatatatatatatatgtgtatatatatatatacatacacatatatacatatatatatatatatatacacacatataggagtatatttacagctagaattcactaagtcaagtatttcatatatatacatatatatgtgtatatatatatatatatttacatatatatatatatatatatatatatatatatatatatgtgtatatatatatatacatacacatatatacatatatatatatatatacacacatatatacatatatatacacacacacacacatatatatatatatatatatatatatatatatatatatacacacacacacacacatatgtatatatatatatatatatatatatatatatatataaataaataaaataaatacttgaatttcagtgttcatgtatttacacatatacacacacataacactcatctactcattgttgagttaagggttgaattgtccatccttgttctattttctgtcactatttttctaaccatgctgaacaccctctctgatgatgcattgctgtgtggcacgcacaaaagggctttcatcaaatgcgctagagtctggaatcttccatctctccctagcatggcccagaACCGGtgaatctttgcttcctgaggaagatgttcactgccaagcacttggtagtccactacttcttcccggaggctatccaggtccaatcgcagctgcggcttggaacttacaagcgtatttcttcatcttactcgtcgtcggcgtcgccacgactgtatcttcctcattcttctgcttcgtctccttgttgtgtgcgcagtagtgcactgcactctctaaaagccgtagatgttattgtcacatatgcatgtacagtagatggcagtattgtcctgtttaagagtgtcacaacattgctgtttacggcagacgaactgctttacggtagatgaaaacgtgactgctgttgttgtgtgttgttaccgcgctgggaggacattaatgaaactgcctaactataaacccacataagaaaccaagaactcgccctctatcattctacagttataacgtgattgggcaggcacgctgtttttattgtgggaaagcgaacgtgaaaacaggtcaggtccgcatggagctggaggaggcgtggcctccagctcggcctgaatttcgggagattttcgggagaagcgctgaatttcgggagtctcccggaaaatccgggagggttggcaagtatgggtgacgCACACTATTAAAACAACCTGCTGTGTGTCATGCGAGCGCCATACCTGAAAGTGCGGGCTGGACACGCATTTGGCCAGCTGCCTGAAGAGGGGCTCCATTACTTTGACAAACTCAGACGGCTCAATGACGTCCAGGATCTCCTCGAGCTCATTGAGGAACATCACTTCTTTGGGGCTGTGGGTCTTTGGCCAGTACTTTAACAAAGCCATCActgtctgcacacacacacggcaGGATTATTTGATAACCATTAAGAATTGACCAAGTGGAATTTCATTGATCTAATACCAGCGTTGCTGAGGTTGGGTAGCAGGCTATGCCATTAAACCATAGAGGAACACAGTAGTATCTTGGTTTTTGTTATTCATCCGTTCCAAAAGTTGCCATAAAAATCGAATTGCACCAGACAAAAACCGAAGCAAACTGCCCAGTAAGAAAACATAAATGTAATTTATCCGTACAAGACACccaaaaatgaagacaaaacacattttatagaaaaTAATGATGTGCAATTACAATGTGaagtacatataaatgatattgaAGACTTTTGTTGGCAAAGACGGCGATGAGCGTAGAAGACAAGCCATGCAGGCCATAAGCTACTCGGAGCTAGCAGATACACAACAGttgagcacacaatagcacacaagctcgacATATATAACAAGTGGCCTTCATTGAGCAATAGTGCAGtctaaacagcacatttgtcaatacaaacaagtatcaaataagtatagttgcatattatttaGACATACaatgtctccaaggcagaagtgtattagatagtatccagtaacaaacacaGACACGTTGCAACCTACCGGTTCAGTGAGCGTGCTGTCCTTCTCCAGGAACTGTACCACACAGTAGGCCAGCTAAAGGGACAGAGGGAACACAATTGAGCAAATATTGTGCTCTGCTCATGGATTTTTGGGACCTTGAATAAAAGTTAGTGCTCAGGCAGATTTTGCAGCTTATTTTTTTATCGGACATTTTAAAAATACCATTACTACAAATATGGGGGGAAAGAGCAAAAATGTGTAAGATAAAGAATAAATGGCTGAAATCATAATGTGACTAACAGAAAGTATATAGTATATGATTTCTTATCACATTAGATTGgtccaggctttttttttttttttttttttttaaatacaattaccGGTATGTGATTTGTCATTATGCGgctcttggtaaaaaaaaaaaaatccctgacGTTACCTGCGGGTGGTAAACACTCAACGACTTGACTTTGTGCAATGGCAGCAAAACTTTGAGAAGGAATATTTTGTGTTCTTCTTTCAAAGGTAAAGCAAAACCATTGATTATACTGGAAAAGACAAAAGCAGAACGTTAACGACTCGTTagcaaaattaaatgtaaaaaaagtatttaaaaaatgtattttcttcttACCTGCCTAATATTTCCAGTAATTCTGCAATTCCATTATGATGTTCTGTCTCATAAATGAACCTGCAACAAGAAAACAAGGAAAAAAGGAAGTAACAATTTATTAATGTGGAGTATTGAAGGAACAGTAATGGTACACCTTCACACTAGAACACACTCACCTAtaaaatatgttattaatttgctTCCTAATGTACGCTCGCAGGCCCAGAAACTTGCCATAGATGCGATGCAGAGTGGTCTTTAAAAAGTCCCTTTCTCTGGGGTCTTCACTGTCAAACAATTCTAAGAGCTAAAAGTGCAGGAGGACACCATTGAACATAACAATAAATAGAAAGCAGGACTTATTAAAAGGCAATCTTACCTGCATTACAAACTTCTGGTCAATATACTTTTTGGCTACGTTAGGTTGAAAATCTGTGGACTCTAAGAAGCGTAGGAAGAATTCATAGACAAGCTGTGAAAAGAAAAACATtcaaatattgttaaaaaatgaggtGTACTGTTCCTACAaatgtaaaattttaaaaattacatACATATTCCAGACGTttcagtaaaaaataaataaaggtaaATAGATGTGTAGCATGTAAATAAATTGATTGAATTATTGGTTCTAAATACTTCATGTATGCCATTATGTCACCATATAATTTCTGGGAGATTAGCAAGGTTATGTAACTCATACAAATAATAATGAAAGCCAgataaattcattttttttaattttaagttGCACAAGAATATTGGGCCACATAGCCAAGTgtgtgctctcacataaacatttTAGCTGCCATTAATATGGAAACTAGATATGACCGAGCGCTGTAGCACACAAATATAACTTgattatttctcaactgatttTCATTCAGTTTAGtttgtcaacattaaaaccatTCTTATTAACAAAACAacattctcttatatatatatatatatatatatatatatatatatatatatatatatatatatatatatattctgtacacatattatgtatatattcgtatatatgttagattttttaatcgctatattagtctatttatacctgcattgtcctttccatccttacactttccatcattgtaactgagctactgtgttgaacaatttcccttgtggatcattaaagtttgtctaagtctaaaataccaATTCTAAGTTATTCCCAGTGTCCTTGTTTCAATTATAAGGCGTAGTGTGCTAGTACATAAGCAAGCATTATTCTTGTttcagtttgtgtgtcttctACAACCATGGAATGTCCTGACATTTTGCTCCCACCAGCTCAACCTAGTTTATCGTTTGCACACATCTTAAAGGGGCGTGTCCTCGCTAGTCTTCCTATCTCTGGTGCGAGCAAGCGCCTTAAAAAAAggcatttaaatatttatttgattattCATAATCTTATCTTTTAGAAAGCATTGAGTttctattttccatccatccatccattttctaccgcttgtccctctctgggtcacgGGGtgtctggagcctatcccagctgcatacaccctggacaa
This genomic interval carries:
- the LOC133576410 gene encoding serine/threonine-protein phosphatase 2A 56 kDa regulatory subunit gamma isoform-like isoform X3, whose translation is MLACTTAASGMLVDAPVSNGPFQLVALMHFRDVPPAEQEKLFIQKLRQCCVLFDFVSDPLSDLKWKEVKRAALSEMVEYITHNRNVITEPIYPEVVHMFSINMFRTLPPSSNPTGAEFDPEEDEPNLEAAWPHLQLVYEFFLRFLESTDFQPNVAKKYIDQKFVMQLLELFDSEDPRERDFLKTTLHRIYGKFLGLRAYIRKQINNIFYRFIYETEHHNGIAELLEILGSIINGFALPLKEEHKIFLLKVLLPLHKVKSLSVYHPQLAYCVVQFLEKDSTLTEPTVMALLKYWPKTHSPKEVMFLNELEEILDVIEPSEFVKVMEPLFRQLAKCVSSPHFQVAERALYYWNNEYIMSLISDNAAKILPIMFPALYRNSKTHWNKTIHGLIYNALKLFMEMNQKLFDDCTQQFRAEKSKEKAKWKEREEAWLKIDNLAKSNTQFLMYTNPTGSGDSTDMETDGPLLDDVSLLERRIAEEAIQLQKDQRRERPLMRRKSELPKDISTVTALELHRRAEEMLTTHDGH